From a region of the Carettochelys insculpta isolate YL-2023 chromosome 29, ASM3395843v1, whole genome shotgun sequence genome:
- the ODAD3 gene encoding outer dynein arm-docking complex subunit 3 isoform X1: MPATLGPAGAKAPVHEQISELQNKIQLLEGDRKAFYESSQWTIKKNRESILQLRQENKKLHKKLAAILAGDEQIIQEVFRDRAAEKASLKNKSGEGAIELINHRLCKKINGLNELKHQVEVRKRRLAELQLQYDSRVQEAQGWREEEEGDTEAAKTLRRLENQLEKARLKVEEAERVTSLYHQLKAHMQEQGWTAHTRLDALEAETLQLRHELRDLQAMKTEAQATRDAAKSQLQVQEDSIFRERYTRELKVMELKKLAEERRAQNERAERRALRDRLPLQTEALLSVGQAGKGARLHPKLLLGAAAAEDAFEKIKVATGVTNSREAVSRFLAQGDTFQQLEQLTRQNEEALVRLRAEEERLQAELQGLTYSGEARVTGARRLAEELRAHLCREEKRRDMARGQLDKVTRVLLGAKAGVQHLASRVQHIGLDSGRFAGAPPDEAASDYVLELLAQTEEKLLKVLAELGDQDQQELLQKMAEEEFHANLEGRLPTTNVRVRLPAAPKQDIFYDEEGSEDDDGDVVTRAALKRQSQQIVEARTKRRSRPRKKEGKL, translated from the exons ATGCCTGCCACGCTGGGCCCTGCCGGGGCGAAGGCCCCAGTCCACGAGCAGATCTCAGAGCTGCAGAATAAGATACAGCTCCTAG AGGGCGACCGGAAAGCTTTCTACGAGAGCTCCCAGTGGACCATCAAGAAGAACAGGGAATCCATCCTGCAGCTGCGGCAGGAGAACAAGAAACTGCACAAGAAGCTGGCGGCCATCCTGGCG GGAGATGAACAGATCATCCAAGAGGTGTTCCGGGACCGGGCTGCCGAGAAGGCCTCTCTGAAAAATAAAAGTGGAGAG ggtGCCATTGAACTCATCAACCATCGACTCTGCAAGAAGATCAACGGGCTGAACGAACTGAAGCACCAGGTGGAGGTGCGGAAGCGGCGGCTGgcggagctgcagctgcagtacGACTCCAGGGTGCAGGAGGCCCAGGgctggcgggaggaggaggaaggtgacACAGAGGCAGCCAag ACCCTGCGCAGGCTGGAGAACCAGCTGGAGAAGGCCCGGCTGAAGGTGGAGGAGGCGGAACGCGTCACCAGCCTGTACCACCAGCTCAAAGCTCACATGCAG gagcagggctggacgGCCCACACCCGGCTGGACGCACTGGAAGCGGAGACCCTGCAGCTGCGCcatgagctccgtgacctgcaaGCAATGAAAACGGAGGCACAGGCCACGCGGGACGCTGCCAAG agccagctgcaggtccAGGAGGACAGCATTTTCCGGGAGAGGTACACCCGGGAGCTGAAGGTGATGGAGCTGAAGAAGCTGGCGGAGGAGAGGAGGGCACAGAACGAGCGGGCGGAGAGACGG GCCCTGCGGGATCGCCTGCCGCTGCAGACGGAGGCGCTGCTGAGCGTGGGGCAGGCCGGCAAGGGCGCCAGGCTGCACCCCAAGTTGCTGCTGGGTGCCGCGGCAGCAGAGGACGCCTTCGAGAAGATCAAAGTGGCCACCGGGGTCACCAACTCCAGG GAGGCAGTGAGCCGGTTCCTGGCCCAAGGGGACAccttccagcagctggagcagctgacgAGGCAGAACGAGGAGGCCCTGGTGCGGCTGCGGGCGGAGGAGGAGCGGctgcaggctgagctgcagggccTCACCTACTCGGGGGAGGCCCGAGTGACAGG ggcccggCGCCTGGCGGAGGAGCTGCGAGCTCACCTGTGCCGGGAGGAGAAGCGGCGCGACATGGCCAGGGGGCAGCTGGACAAGGTGACGCGGGTGCTGCTGGGGGCCAAGGCGGGCGTCCagcacctggccagcagggtgcagCACATTGGGCTG GACAGCGGGCGCTTCGCTGGGGCCCCCCCGGACGAGGCCGCCAGCGACTACGTCCTGGAGCTGCTGGCGCAGACGGAGGAGAAGCTGCTGAAGGTGCTGGCCGAGCTGGGTGACCAAgaccagcaggagctgctgcagaaaATGGCTGAGGAGGAG TTCCACGCCAATCTGGAGGGGCGGCTGCCCACCACCAACGTGCGGGTGAGGCTGCCGGCAGCCCCGAAGCAGGACATATTCTATG ACGAGGAGGGCAGCGAGGACGACGACGGTGACGTGGTGACGCGGGCTGCGCTCAAGCGCCAGTCCCAGCAGATCGTCGAGGCCAGGACCAAACGCCGCAGCCGCCCCAGGAAGAAGGAGGGGAAGCTGTAG
- the ODAD3 gene encoding outer dynein arm-docking complex subunit 3 isoform X2, which produces MPATLGPAGAKAPVHEQISELQNKIQLLEGDRKAFYESSQWTIKKNRESILQLRQENKKLHKKLAAILAGDEQIIQEVFRDRAAEKASLKNKSGEGAIELINHRLCKKINGLNELKHQVEVRKRRLAELQLQYDSRVQEAQGWREEEEGDTEAAKTLRRLENQLEKARLKVEEAERVTSLYHQLKAHMQGWTAHTRLDALEAETLQLRHELRDLQAMKTEAQATRDAAKSQLQVQEDSIFRERYTRELKVMELKKLAEERRAQNERAERRALRDRLPLQTEALLSVGQAGKGARLHPKLLLGAAAAEDAFEKIKVATGVTNSREAVSRFLAQGDTFQQLEQLTRQNEEALVRLRAEEERLQAELQGLTYSGEARVTGARRLAEELRAHLCREEKRRDMARGQLDKVTRVLLGAKAGVQHLASRVQHIGLDSGRFAGAPPDEAASDYVLELLAQTEEKLLKVLAELGDQDQQELLQKMAEEEFHANLEGRLPTTNVRVRLPAAPKQDIFYDEEGSEDDDGDVVTRAALKRQSQQIVEARTKRRSRPRKKEGKL; this is translated from the exons ATGCCTGCCACGCTGGGCCCTGCCGGGGCGAAGGCCCCAGTCCACGAGCAGATCTCAGAGCTGCAGAATAAGATACAGCTCCTAG AGGGCGACCGGAAAGCTTTCTACGAGAGCTCCCAGTGGACCATCAAGAAGAACAGGGAATCCATCCTGCAGCTGCGGCAGGAGAACAAGAAACTGCACAAGAAGCTGGCGGCCATCCTGGCG GGAGATGAACAGATCATCCAAGAGGTGTTCCGGGACCGGGCTGCCGAGAAGGCCTCTCTGAAAAATAAAAGTGGAGAG ggtGCCATTGAACTCATCAACCATCGACTCTGCAAGAAGATCAACGGGCTGAACGAACTGAAGCACCAGGTGGAGGTGCGGAAGCGGCGGCTGgcggagctgcagctgcagtacGACTCCAGGGTGCAGGAGGCCCAGGgctggcgggaggaggaggaaggtgacACAGAGGCAGCCAag ACCCTGCGCAGGCTGGAGAACCAGCTGGAGAAGGCCCGGCTGAAGGTGGAGGAGGCGGAACGCGTCACCAGCCTGTACCACCAGCTCAAAGCTCACATGCAG ggctggacgGCCCACACCCGGCTGGACGCACTGGAAGCGGAGACCCTGCAGCTGCGCcatgagctccgtgacctgcaaGCAATGAAAACGGAGGCACAGGCCACGCGGGACGCTGCCAAG agccagctgcaggtccAGGAGGACAGCATTTTCCGGGAGAGGTACACCCGGGAGCTGAAGGTGATGGAGCTGAAGAAGCTGGCGGAGGAGAGGAGGGCACAGAACGAGCGGGCGGAGAGACGG GCCCTGCGGGATCGCCTGCCGCTGCAGACGGAGGCGCTGCTGAGCGTGGGGCAGGCCGGCAAGGGCGCCAGGCTGCACCCCAAGTTGCTGCTGGGTGCCGCGGCAGCAGAGGACGCCTTCGAGAAGATCAAAGTGGCCACCGGGGTCACCAACTCCAGG GAGGCAGTGAGCCGGTTCCTGGCCCAAGGGGACAccttccagcagctggagcagctgacgAGGCAGAACGAGGAGGCCCTGGTGCGGCTGCGGGCGGAGGAGGAGCGGctgcaggctgagctgcagggccTCACCTACTCGGGGGAGGCCCGAGTGACAGG ggcccggCGCCTGGCGGAGGAGCTGCGAGCTCACCTGTGCCGGGAGGAGAAGCGGCGCGACATGGCCAGGGGGCAGCTGGACAAGGTGACGCGGGTGCTGCTGGGGGCCAAGGCGGGCGTCCagcacctggccagcagggtgcagCACATTGGGCTG GACAGCGGGCGCTTCGCTGGGGCCCCCCCGGACGAGGCCGCCAGCGACTACGTCCTGGAGCTGCTGGCGCAGACGGAGGAGAAGCTGCTGAAGGTGCTGGCCGAGCTGGGTGACCAAgaccagcaggagctgctgcagaaaATGGCTGAGGAGGAG TTCCACGCCAATCTGGAGGGGCGGCTGCCCACCACCAACGTGCGGGTGAGGCTGCCGGCAGCCCCGAAGCAGGACATATTCTATG ACGAGGAGGGCAGCGAGGACGACGACGGTGACGTGGTGACGCGGGCTGCGCTCAAGCGCCAGTCCCAGCAGATCGTCGAGGCCAGGACCAAACGCCGCAGCCGCCCCAGGAAGAAGGAGGGGAAGCTGTAG